One window of the Megalops cyprinoides isolate fMegCyp1 chromosome 2, fMegCyp1.pri, whole genome shotgun sequence genome contains the following:
- the LOC118772575 gene encoding LOW QUALITY PROTEIN: NLR family CARD domain-containing protein 3-like (The sequence of the model RefSeq protein was modified relative to this genomic sequence to represent the inferred CDS: substituted 1 base at 1 genomic stop codon) → MNRRDLADSLDENPLLETMQLKLKSVLKRKSEYMFEGILKEGRPILLKNIYTELYITEGGCGDINNEHKVRQIETASRKAFAEETVIKCRDIFKPLPGQDKHIKVVMTKGVAGIGKSVSVQKFILDWAEGKSNQDCQLIFTLPFRDLNLMKRREYSLIQILHHFFPDLKELKFTDIDAYKPLFIFDGLDECRLPLNFKSNERRCNVTEPTSVDVLLTNLIMGNLLPSALVWITSCPVAANQIPPDCVHRVTEIRGFSDSQKEKFFRKRFSDRDLATRIIAHVKSSQSLHIMCHVPVFCWISATVLEQLFAEANRGEIPKTLTQMYTHFLLIQTKAKNHKFGEGNEIDKQKVLQANRDIILKLGNLAFKELEKNNLIFYEEDLRECGIDVSEALVYSGVCTEIFKEESVLYQEKTYCFMHLSIQEYLAALYVFLSHINSNKNLLDQTLSGXFFRLFKQTTLSELQKNAVDKAMQRQNGHLDLFLRFLLGISLNSNQALLQGLMTQTGSNSKSTEETIRYIKDKIHENPSPDRSINLFHCLNELKDNSLTQEIQSYLSSGSLSTEKLSPEQWSALVFLLLTSEEEQDVFDLKKYVPSEEGLLRLLPVVKVSKTALLDRCNLTDKCCEALASAFRSKPSSLRELDLTFNKLHDSGMNLLSSELGNPQCKLEVLRCCKVTERGCDSLASALHSNPSHLRELDLSYNHLGDSGVTMLSHVLEDPSCKLEKLWYCNLSMECCSALSSAIGSEFSNLRELDLSDNDLQDSGVHLLSARLGSPHCKLEMLRLSGCQVTERGCASLASALRSNPSHLRELDLSYNHPGDSGVTVLSHALEDPSCKLEKLCMDYGGECRMRPSPQKYACQLSLDPYTAHKEVFVTEDDTKVTWVPNKRPQPDHPGRFEFTPRVLCREGLSGRSYWEVKWNGGEGVEIGVAYGDLNRRGNFECDLGVNDKSWAFGVSHEFESEGCYIMHNKKKSVISMPGFYRVGVYLDWPAGTLSFYRVSSVTVTLVHTFHARFTQPLYPGFCFSPNSSVSLCQVEQPSAP, encoded by the exons ATGAACCGGAGGGATCTCGCAGACTCATTGGATGAAA ATCCACTTTTGGAAACAATGCAGCTCAAACTGAAATCAGTCCTGAAAAGGAAGTCTGAATACATGTTTGAGGGGATACTGAAGGAGGGAAGACCAAtacttcttaaaaacatttacacagaacTGTACATAACAGAGGGAGGATGTGGAGACATCAACAATGAACACAAGGTGAGGCAGATTGAGACAGCATCCAGGAAAGCATTTGCAGAAGAGACTGTCATCAAATGCAGAGACATCTTTAAACCCTTACCAGGACAGGACAAACATATCAAAGTTGTGATGACAAAAGGGGTGGCTGGCATTGGaaaatctgtctctgtgcagaaatTCATTCTtgactgggcagaaggaaaatCAAATCAGGATTGTCAGCTGATATTCACTCTTCCGTTCCGAGACCTGAATTTGATGAAGCGGAGAGAATACAGTTTGATTCAAATTCTGCACCACTTCTTCCCAGATCTGAAAGAGTTAAAATTCACTGACATTGATGCTTACAAGCctttgttcatctttgatggtctggaCGAGTGCCGTCTtcctttaaattttaaaagcaatgaaAGAAGGTGCAATGTAACAGAGCCAACATCAGTGGATGTGTTACTGACAAACCTTATTATGGGGAATCTACTGCCCTCTGCACTAGTCTGGATAACCTCCTGCCCAGTAGCAGCTAATCAGATTCCGCCTGACTGTGTCCACCGAGTAACAGAAATACGGGGGTTCAGCGATTCCCAGAAGGAGAAATTCTTCAGGAAGAGATTCAGTGATCGGGACCTGGCCACTCGAATTATCGCCCATGTAAAGTCATCACAAAGCCTCCACATCATGTGCCATGTGccagtcttctgttggatttcAGCTACCGTCCTTGAACAGCTATTTGCTGAGGCAAACAGGGGTGAAATCCCCAAAACACTGAcccaaatgtacacacacttcctgctcattcagACAAAAGCAAAGAATCATAAGTTCGGGGAAGGGAATGAGATAGATAAGCAGAAAGTGTTGCAGGCAAACAGAGACATCATTCTGAAACTAGGGAACCTGGCTTTCAAAGAGCTGGAGAAGAACAACCTGATATTCTATGAGGAAGACTTGAGAGAGTGTGGCATTGATGTCAGTGAAGCCTTGGTGTACTCTGGGGTTTGCACAGAGATCTTTAAGGAGGAGTCTGTGTTGTATCAGGAGAAGACTTACTGTTTCATGCATCTGAGCATCCAGGAGTATCTGGCTGctttgtatgtgtttctgtcacacataaacagcaacaaaaacctGCTGGATCAAACCCTCTCTGGATGATTCTTCAGGCTATTTAAGCAGACAACACTGTCTGAGTTGCAGAAGAATGCAGTGGACAAGGCCATGCAGCGTCAAAATGGACACCTGGATCTTTTCCTCCGATTCCTCCTTGGCATATCGCTGAATTCAAATCAGGCTCTACTGCAAGGCCTtatgacacagacaggaagcaacTCAAAGAGCACTGAGGAAACCATTCGATACATCAAAGATAAGATTCATGAAAATCCCTCTCCTGACAGATCTATCAATCTCTTCCACTGTCTGAATGAGCTGAAGGACAATTCTCTGACACAGGAAATCCAGAGCTACCTGAGCTCAGGAAGTCTTTCTACAGAAAAGCTCTCACCTGAACAGTGGTCGGCCTTGGTCTTCTTGCTGCTGACatcagaggaagagcaggatgTGTTTGACTTGAAGAAATATGTGCCGTCAGAAGAGGGTCTTCTGAGGCTTCTGCCAGTGGTCAAGGTCTCCAAAACTGCCCT GTTGGACCGTTGTAACCTCACTGATAAATGCTGTGAAGCCTTGGCCTCAGCTTTCAGATCAAAGCCCTCAAGCCTGAGAGAGCTTGACTTGACCTTCAATAAACTGCATGATTCAGGCATGAACCTGCTCTCTTCTGAACTGGGAAATCCACAGTGCAAACTGGAGGTACTGAG GT GCTGTaaggtgacagagagaggctgtgattctctggcttcagctctgcattcaaacccctcacacctgagagagctggatctgagtTACAATCACCTCGGAGATTCAGGAGTGACAATGCTGTCACATGTACTGGAGGACCCCAGCTGTAAACTGGAGAAACtatggtat TGTAACCTATCAATGGAATGCTGTTCAGCCCTTTCCTCAGCAATCGGTTCAGAGTTCTCAAACCTGAGAGAATTAGACCTGAGTGATaatgacctgcaggattcaggagtgcATCTGCTCTCTGCCAGGCTGGGGAGTCCTCACTGTAAACTAGAGATGCTGAG gctgtcaggctgtcagGTGACGGAGAGAGGCTGTGCCTCTCTGGCTTCAGCCCTGcgttcaaacccctcacacctgagagagctggatctgagtTACAATCACCCAGGAGATTCAGGGGTGACAGTGCTGTCACATGCACTGGAGGACCCCAGCTGTAAGCTGGAGAAACTGtg TATGGACTATGGTGGAGAGTGCCGCATGAGACCGAGTCCTCAAAAAT ATGCCTGTCAGCTCTCACTGGACCCCTACACAGCACACAAGGAGGTGTTTGTGACTGAGGATGACACCAAGGTGACATGGGTGCCAAATAAGAGGCCGCAGCCTGATCACCCTGGGAGATTTGAATTCACTCCCCGAGTGCTGTGCAGAGAAGGCCTCTCTGGGCGCTCTTACTGGGAGGTTAAGTGGAACGGAGGAGAAGGGGTTGAAATAGGAGTGGCTTATGGTGACCTTAACCGCAGAGGAAATTTTGAATGTGACCTTGGCGTGAATGACAAATCCTGGGCATTTGGAGTCAGCCACGAGTTTGAGTCAGAAGGCTGCTACATCATGCACAATAAAAAGAAGAGTGTTATATCCATGCCTGGTTTCTACAGAGTGGGTGTGTACCTGGACTGGCCAGCTGGTACCCTGTCCTTCTACAGGGTCTCCTCGGTCACAGTGACCCTTGTGCACACTTTCCATGCCAGGTTCACTCAGCCCCTCTATCCAGGGTTTTGTTTCAGCCCTAACAGTTCAGTGTCACTGTGCCAAGTGGAGCAGCCCTCTGCGCCCTGA